In Puntigrus tetrazona isolate hp1 chromosome 24, ASM1883169v1, whole genome shotgun sequence, a genomic segment contains:
- the cpa6 gene encoding carboxypeptidase A6 → MAFAYLPSSLLFGCVIILHAVDSRLYNNRYFGDQVLRIIPSSGTEVQAVKHLFQNLTVDLWRPNSAFMIQENSPVDVRVGQNKTQRLRRRLRQAHIHYEVLISNLQTEIEKQIGHQSSRKRRSVFQYDYEVYHTLEEIQSWMFEMNRTNPHLVDLFSIGQSYEGRPLYVLQLGKRTRPSKKAVWIDCGVHAREWIGPAFCQWFVKEALSSYQHDSSMRRLMNQLNFYIMPVFNVDGYHYSWETDRFWRKTRSKIPKYHCRGVDANRNWKVKWCDEGASLHPCDDTYCGPFPESEPEVKAVAKFLRKHRKRVKAYISIHAYAQMLLYPYSYKYATIPNFNCVESAAQNAVSALYSAYGVRYRYGPASTTLYVSSGSSIDWAYKNGIPYAFAFELRDTGYFGFLLPEALINPTCTETTRAVKTIASGLLKKCTK, encoded by the exons ATGGCATTCGCATACTTGCCCAGCAGTCTTTTATTCGGATGTGTTATCATTCTCCATGCTGTCGACTCCCGCCTCTACAACAACCGCTACTTCGG CGATCAAGTGTTGAGAATCATCCCCAGCAGCGGCACAGAGGTTCAAGCAGTCAAACATCTTTTCCAAAACCTGACG GTGGACCTTTGGAGGCCAAACAGTGCATTTATGATCCAAGAGAACAGCCCAGTAGACGTTCGTGTGGGACAGAACAAGACTCAGCGGCTAAGAAGACGTCTTCGGCAAGCGCACATCCACTATGA GGTGCTCATTTCCAATCTCCAAACCGAAATTGAGAAACAGATCGGACACCAGTCCTCAAGGAAGCGCAGATCAGTATTCCAGTACGACTACGAAGTGTATCATACTTTGGAAGAG ATCCAGAGTTGGATGTTTGAGATGAACCGGACAAACCCACACCTGGTGGACTTGTTTTCTATTGGTCAGTCCTATGAAGGACGGCCCCTCTATGTGCTTCAG TTAGGAAAGAGAACACGTCCCTCTAAGAAGGCAGTGTGGATAGACTGTGGAGTACACGCAAGAGAATGGATTGGTCCAGCTTTCTGCCAGTGGTTTGTGAAAGAG GCGCTGAGCTCCTATCAACACGACTCCAGCATGAGACGACTGATGAATCAGCTCAATTTCTACATCATGCCCGTCTTCAACGTGGATGGTTACCATTACAGCTGGGAGACG gaTCGCTTTTGGCGGAAAACTCGGTCAAAGATTCCAAAGTATCATTGTCGGGGAGTGGATGCCAACCGAAATTGGAAAGTCAAATGGTGCG ATGAGGGTGCATCCCTGCACCCCTGTGATGACACGTACTGCGGTCCCTTCCCTGAGTCAGAGCCTGAGGTCAAAGCTGTGGCCAAGTTTTTACGCAAACACCGAAAACGTGTCAAAGCCTACATCTCTATTCACGCCTATGCTCAGATGCTCCTCTATCCATACTCCTACAAATACGCCACTATACCAAATTTCAACTGCGTG GAGTCAGCGGCCCAGAATGCAGTGAGCGCTTTATACTCAGCTTATGGAGTGAGATACAGATACGGCCCTGCCTCCACCACACTTT ATGTGAGTTCCGGCAGCTCAATAGACTGGGCCTATAAGAACGGGATCCCGTACGCCTTTGCCTTCGAGCTGCGTGATACGGGCTATTTCGGCTTTCTATTGCCCGAAGCCCTGATTAACCCAACTTGCACAGAGACCACGAGAGCAGTAAAGACCATCGCTTCAGGCCTGCTGAAGAAATGTACCAAATGA